From a single Oreochromis niloticus isolate F11D_XX linkage group LG4, O_niloticus_UMD_NMBU, whole genome shotgun sequence genomic region:
- the mif4gdb gene encoding MIF4G domain-containing protein B: MENSAEDYRIQSFDLDTQRLLKTALKDPSLVNLEKVSNIIVDQSLKDTVFSKEAGRICYTIVQAEAKQNNGNVFRRHLLNRLQQEFKEREEMRARSLQEWMCYVTFICNIFDYLKVNNMPMVALVHPVYDCLMRLAKPDALMNEDEVDCLVVQLHRIGEQLEKADSQRMNDLFFLLRDGFLLQESLTSMARLLLLEILEFRAGGWMLSSTAHKYYYSEIAD; this comes from the exons ATGGAAAACTCTGCTGAAGACTACCGGATCCAGTCATTTGACCTGGACACGCAGAGGTTACTAAAAACAGCCTTGAAAG ATCCATCTCTGGTGAACCTGGAGAAAGTATCCAACATCATTGTGGATCAGTCTTTGAAGGACACCGTGTTCAGCAAAGAGGCTGGGCGTATTTGCTACACTATAGTGCAG GCTGAAGCCAAGCAGAACAATGGAAACGTGTTCAGGAGACACTTGTTGAACCGACTCCAGCAGGAGTTCAAAGAACGCGAGGAGATGAGGGCACGCTCTCTGCAGGAGTGGATGTGCTATGTCACGTTCATCTGCAACATCTTCGACTACCTCAAA GTGAACAACATGCCGATGGTGGCCCTGGTTCATCCTGTGTACGACTGCCTGATGAGGTTGGCCAAACCAGACGCTCTAATGAATGAGGATGAG GTGGACTGTCTGGTGGTGCAGCTGCATCGCATCGGAGAGCAGCTGGAGAAGGCGGACAGCCAGCGGATGAATGACCTGTTCTTCCTCCTGCGGGACGGCTTTCTGCTCCAGGAGAGCCTCACGTCCATGGCccgcctgctgctgctggagatcCTGGAATTCAGGGCCGGAGGTTGGATGCTCAGCAGCACCGCTCACAAGTACTACTACAGTGAAATAGCTGACTAG
- the gga3b gene encoding ADP-ribosylation factor-binding protein GGA3 isoform X1 has product MLSFCENNSDNYFLRTLADTPVTSRDVCSAMAYQEGESLESWLNKATHPTNRQEDWEYIIGFCDQINKELEGPQIAVTLLVHKIHSPQEWEALQALTVLEACMKNCGRRFHNEVGKYRFLNELIKVVSPKYMGDSAPEKVKLKIVEMLYSWTVAFPSETKIGEAYQTLKRQGLVAHDPELPLDRTLIPSPPTRPKHPVFDNEDMGKLLAELLRSKNPEDLQEANRLIKNMVKEDEARVQKVTKRMHTLEEVNINVKLLTEMLSHYNKDSSTDSDKEIIKELYERCDKLRRAAFKMATETEDNDTSLGDILQASDDLSRVINAYKKIVEGQPINGDSEEPLSTAGHSESAETTDTLIDLAGLDVPSPPQPAVPPPQPSHPVVADLTVIPIPVLPPPPKRLAGSQGSSPSHPPANKASTALSLLDDELLSLGLNDPPTSQSSQSKPKLDEISNQWTSLQAPATSVGMFGSVACSGPVVPPAEPAVTHSLQNLQDLAMMGFSDHKSLSNQTTARVTSFGVPVAAPPLVPVQGSPSSAALLQGPLPGSPALAHVKAHSFDSAPGSPLFRSLSPCHPPLQGSPARPNEISLSNVHVPLEAIRPSKVLPVTAYDKDGVRVLLNFASDCPPGRPDVLVMVVSMLNTAPLPVHSVVLQAAVPKSMKLKLQPPSGTELAPFNPILPPASITQIMLLANPAKDKVRLRYKLAFTLGDRPCNEVGEVDQFPAPEMWGHL; this is encoded by the exons aTGTTGTCTTTTTGTGAAAATAATTCCGACAATTATTTTCTTCGGACTCTCGCGGACACGCCGGTGACATCACGCGATGTTTGTAGTGCTATGGCGTACCAGGAAGGGGAGTCGCTTGAATCTTGGCTCA ATAAAGCCACCCATCCAACAAACCGGCAAGAGGATTGGGAGTACATCATTGGCTTCTGTGATCAGATCAACAAGGAACTGGAAGG TCCCCAGATAGCCGTAACGCTGCTCGTACACAAAATCCACTCTCCGCAAGAATGGGAAGCCCTTCAAGCTCTGACA GTGCTGGAGGCGTGTATGAAGAACTGCGGCAGACGGTTTCACAATGAAGTCGGAAAATATAGATTTTTGAATGAGCTGATTAAAGTTGTTTCTCCAAAG TACATGGGCGACAGTGCGCCTGAGAAGGTGAAATTGAAGATTGTTGAAATGCTGTACAGCTGGACCGTCGCTTTTCCCAGTGAAACCAAGATCGGTGAAGCCTACCAGACGCTGAAGAGACAGG GCCTCGTGGCACATGACCCAGAGTTACCGCTGGACAGGACTCTGATTCCTTCTCCTCCAACGCGACCTAAACATCCTGTGTTTGACAATGAGGACATGGGCAAG cTGCTTGCTGAGCTTCTCCGGAGTAAAAACCCAGAAGATCTTCAGGAAGCCAACAGATTGATCAAAAACATGGTGAAAGAG GATGAGGCACGGGTGCAGAAGGTTACAAAGCGAATGCACACACTGGAGGAGGTGAACATCAACGTCAAGTTACTGACCGAGATGCTGTCCCACTACAATAAAGACAGTTCCACTGACTCTGACAAGGAGATTATTAAG GAGCTCTACGAGCGCTGTGACAAGCTGAGACGAGCTGCTTTCAAAATGGCCACTGAGACAGAGGACAATGACACCAGTTTAG GTGACATCCTCCAGGCCAGCGACGACCTCTCCAGGGTCATCAATGCCTATAAGAAGATTGTTGAGGGGCAACCAATCAACGGCGACAGCGAAGAACCTCTGTCGACAGCTGGTCACAGCGAGAGCg CAGAAACCACAGATACACTGATCGACCTCGCCGGCCTTGATGTTCCGAGCCCTCCACAGCCTGCTGTTCCACCACCCCAGCCCTCACATCCTGTCGTTGCTGATCTCACAGTGATCCCCATCCCCGTCCTGCCTCCTCCTCCCAAACGCCTCGCTGGCAGTCAGGGCAGCAGCCCGAGTCATCCCCCTGCCAACAAGGCCTCCACTGCCCTCTCTCTCCTGGATGATGAGCTACTGTCTCTCG GACTGAATGACCCTCCTACCTCTCAGAGCAGCCAATCAAAACCAAAGCTGGATGAAATCTCCAACCAGTGGACTTCCTTGCAG GCCCCAGCAACAAGCGTTGGTATGTTTGGCAGCGTAGCTTGTTCAGGTCCAGTGGTGCCACCAGCTGAGCCAGCTGTCACCCACAGTCTACAGAACCTGCAGGATCTGGCCATGATGGGCTTTTCAGATCACAAGAG TTTATCCAACCAGACGACGGCCAGAGTAACCAGCTTTGGAGTGCCTGTAGCAGCACCGCCCCTCGTACCTGTGCAGGGCTCTCCCTCTTCAGCGGCTCTTCTCCAAGGACCCTTGCCTGGCTCTCCAGCCTTGGCCCATGTGAAGGCTCACAGCTTCGACTCAGCCCCAGGAAGTCCGCTGTTCCGCTCTCTGTCCCCTTGCCACCCTCCACTCCAGGGCAGCCCGGCTAGACCCAATGAAATCTCCCTGAGCAACGTACACGTCCCCCTGGAGGCCATCAGACCGA GTAAAGTCTTACCTGTGACTGCATATGACAAGGATGGCGTTCGCGTGCTGCTCAACTTTGCTTCTGACTGTCCCCCTGGGCGGCCTGACGTGTTGGTAATGGTGGTGTCGATGCTTAATACAGCACCCCTGCCTGTTCACAGTGTGGTCCTACAAGCTGCTGTGCCCAAG TCgatgaagctgaagctgcagcCCCCGTCGGGAACAGAACTGGCACCCTTTAACCCCATTCTACCTCCAGCCTCCATTACTCAGATCATGCTGCTGGCTAATCCAGCAAAG GATAAGGTGCGTCTGCGCTACAAGCTGGCTTTTACTCTTGGAGACCGCCCGTGCAACGAGGTCGGAGAGGTTGACCAGTTCCCCGCTCCAGAGATGTGGGGTCATCTATAG
- the nup85 gene encoding nuclear pore complex protein Nup85: MEEVDVEPTITNIPAISDGKHMGFAWGPGDILVYETLYKASGASGSGCSFIHEIRKDEDIYSPILRKLFNESHHIFVGLQTIREELPSKSKKPQFVSISKNYRSVIRACMEELQQVAVSTRNVELATQCGNQVSILLAIELIWNLCEVLFIDAAPAGSLLLHLLDWVRLHKADVDERAREVLQSESPAEHHDYWDVVVSYVLQGRLEEVRQMLVKQGTLQPAARSMYKQMDTLLSKMPFYNPGGTQTLTEFDVKWRHWHEEVDRCMQDNSFASNRHLEVICKILLGDEDTLLDHKELLGTWYHFLVTRLLFCHPTVKPTELHYYAQSCMTMFLDSRSVSEPLDNILLAAFEFDIHQVIKECSIALNNWWFVAHLTDLLDHCKLLQSHNLHFGSNLREFLLLEYASGLFTHHSLWQLAVDYFDHCPEFGRVYLELQIERVPLETERKALKVLRICEQRQMSEQVRSICKIMAMRALRNNRLGSALSWSIRAKDAAFATLISERFLQDYCAKGTFSDLDLIDNLGPAMLLSDRLTFLGKYREFHKLYGEKRFREAAKLLLSLMTAKIAPQSFWMTLLTDALPLLEQKEVIFTADQTYELMFCLEELTSSLNITASSTDRPMQEEDVEVTKVELLRLALARNLAQAIVKEGTVET, from the exons ATGGAGGAGGTAGACGTTGAGCCCACTATTACT AATATCCCTGCAATCAGTGATGGAAAGCACATGGGATTTGCATGGGGTCCTGGTGATATTCTTGTATATGAGACACTATACAAAGCATCAG GTGCTTCAGGATCAGGTTGCTCATTCATCCATGAGATCAGGAAAGATGAGGACATATATTCCCCCATTTTACGCAAGCTTTTTAACGAGTCTCACCACATCTTCGTCGGCCTGCAGACAATTAGAGAGGAACTCCCTAGCAAGAGTAAAAAACCCCA ATTTGTTAGTATCAGCAAAAATTATCGATCCGTGATCCGTGCTTGTATGGAGGAACTTCAGCAAGTTGCAG TTTCTACCAGAAATGTAGAGTTGGCCACTCAGTGTGGAAATCAG gtGTCCATTCTTTTGGCCATAGAACTGATCTGGAATCTGTGTGAAGTGCTGTTCATCGATGCTGCTCCAG cAGGCTCCCTGTTGCTCCACCTGCTGGACTGGGTAAGGTTACATAAGGCTGACGTGGACGAGAGGGCCAGAGAGGTGCTCCAAAGTGAGAGCCCTGCTGAGCACCACGACTACTGGGACGTG GTGGTGAGTTATGTGCTGCAGGGCAGGTTGGAAGAAGTCAGACAGATGCTGGTGAAACAGGGCACCTTACAGCCTGCTGCCAGGAGCATGTACAAGCAGATGGATACCTTGCTCAGCAAGATGCCCTTCTACAAT CCTGGTGGCACTCAGACGCTCACAGAGTTTGATGTAAAGTGGAGGCACTGGCACGAGGAGGTGGACCGCTGCATGCAGGACAACTCGTTTGCCAGCAACCGACATCTGGAGGTCATCTGCAAG ATCCTTCTGGGAGATGAAGACACTTTGCTGGATCACAAGGAGCTGCTGGGTACCTGGTATCACTTTCTTGTCACGAGACTTCTCTTCTGCCACCCCACAGTGAAACCCACAGAGTTGCATTATTATGCTCAG TCGTGCATGACGATGTTTCTGGACTCAAGGAGCGTCTCAGAGCCTCTGGACAACATCTTACTTGCTGCCTTTGAGTTTGACATCCATCAAGTCATCAAGGAGTGCAG CATTGCTCTCAACAACTGGTGGTTCGTGGCCCATTTGACAGATTTGTTGGATCATTGCAAACTCCTGCAGTCTCATAACCTCCA cttTGGCTCCAACTTGAGAGAGTTTCTCCTTCTAGAATATGCTTCTGGTCTCTTCACTCATCACAG cCTTTGGCAGTTGGCTGTGGATTACTTTGATCACTGTCCAGAGTTTGGTCGTGTCTACCTGGAGCTTCAGATAGAGCGCGTCCCTTTAGAAACGGAGCGTAAAGCTCTCAAGGTGCTGAGGATTTGTGAGCAGAGGCAAATGTCAGAACAAG TGCGGAGTATCTGTAAGATCATGGCTATGCGGGCTCTGAGGAACAATAGGCTGGGCTCTGCTCTCTCATGGAGTATAAGAGCCAAAGATGCTGCATTTGCCACCCTGATTTCAGAGAG GTTCCTACAGGATTACTGTGCCAAAGGGACCTTCTCTGATCTGGACCTGATTGATAACTTGGGCCCGGCGATGCTCCTCAGCGACAGGCTGACTTTTCTTG GAAAGTACCGCGAGTTCCACAAGCTGTACGGAGAGAAGCGTTTCAGGGAGGCGGCAAAGCTGCTCCTCTCCCTGATGACTGCAAAGATTGCTCCACAAAGCTTCTGGATGACTCTGCTGACCGATGCTCTGCCACTGCTGGAGCAGAAAGAG GTGATCTTCACAGCAGATCAAACCTATGAGCTGATGTTCTGTTTAGAGGAGCTCACCTCCTCACTGAACATCACTGCTTCCAGCACAGACAGGCCTATGCAG GAGGAAGACGTAGAGGTGACCAAAGTGGAGCTCCTGAGACTCGCTCTGGCCAGGAATCTGGCTCAAGCCATAGTCAAAGAAGGAACGGTGGAAACATAA
- the mrps7 gene encoding small ribosomal subunit protein uS7m encodes MAASISGLLKPWTPSVFLVRWSRYNPYYLEPEVSKEAYSRPETELSAEEKEQRELKALRPIKAATSGVTSSVFDDPVISKFINMMMEHGNKVLAREIMTQTLENIKKKQVEKYHKASEGEREVIECNPYTIFHQALENCKPVVGLASIQKGGKYYQVPIPLTDNRRRFLAMKWMITECQDNKHRRTHMYEKLSQELLAAFGKEGNVIKKKYELHKMAEANRAYAHYRWW; translated from the exons ATGGCTGCTTCCATCTCAGGATTATTAAAACCTTGGACGCcgag tgtgttcCTGGTGAGATGGAGCAGATACAACCCTTATTATCTGGAGCCTGAAGTCAGCAAGGAGGCCTACAGCCGACCAGAGACGGAGCTGAGTGCCGAGGAGAAGGAACAACGCGAGCTCAAGGCCCTCAGGCCCATCAAGGCAGCCACCAGCGGAGTCACAAGCTCTGTTTTTGATGACCCAGTCATCAG taaaTTCATCAACATGATGATGGAACATGGAAACAAGGTTTTGGCTAGAGAGATAATGacacag ACGCTGGAGAACATAAAGAAGAAGCAGGTGGAGAAGTATCACAAAGCTTCTGAGGGGGAGAGGGAAGTGATCGAGTGTAACCCCTACACCATCTTCCATCAGGCTCTGGAGAACTGCAAGCCTGTCGTTGGGCTAGCCAGCATACAGAAAGGTGGAAAGTACTACCAG GTGCCCATTCCACTCACGGACAACAGGCGGCGCTTCCTCGCAATGAAGTGGATGATCACAGAGTGCCAGGACAACAAACACCGACGCACGCACATGTATGAAAAACTCTCCCAGGAGCTGCTGGCGGCCTTTGGCAAAGAGGGCAACGTGATCAAGAAGAAGTATGAGCTGCACAAGATGGCTGAAGCCAACAGAGCCTATGCTCACTACCGCTGGTGGTAG
- the slc25a19 gene encoding mitochondrial thiamine pyrophosphate carrier, with protein sequence MVGYDPGVQSAPLSPEEAAFAGSAAGMVTRALISPFDVIKIRFQLQIERVSSKTPEGKYYGIFQATRRIHSEEGLSAFWKGHIPAQLLSICYGAVQFASFEFLTELVHEKTPYDSQTAGVHFVCGGLAACSATVVCQPLDTLRTRFAAQGEPKVYRNLRHAVSTMWRSEGTLTFYRGLSPTLLAVFPYAGLQFFFYNIFKKLLAPRPKAGNSGGNLKSLVCGSGAGMISKTITYPFDLFKKRLQVGGFEAARAHFGQVRSYRGLLDCMVQIAKEEGFRGFFKGLSPSLVKAALSTGFTFFWYEFFLNAMHNFKEKRGTNVITKDFNKR encoded by the exons ATGGTGGGCTATGACCCTGGTGTCCAGAGTGCACCTCTGTCCCCAGAGGAGGCGGCCTTCGCTGGTTCAGCTGCCGGGATGGTCACCAGAGCCCTCATCAGTCCTTTTGACGTCATTAAAATCAGATTTCAG CTGCAGATCGAGCGCGTGTCTTCAAAAACACCAGAGGGGAAGTACTATGGGATATTTCAGGCAACACGCCGCATTCATTCAGAGGAGGGACTGTCTGCTTTCTGGAAGGGCCACATCCCGGCACAGCTCCTCTCCATCTGCTACGGAGCTGTCCAG TTTGCGAGTTTTGAGTTTCTGACAGAGTTGGTCCATGAGAAAACGCCGTATGACAGCCAGACAGCAGGCGTTCATTTCGTCTGTGGCGGCTTGGCAGCCTGCTCTGCCACAGTGGTTTGCCAGCCTCTGGACACACTGCGGACACGCTTTGCAGCTCAGGGAGAACCCAAG GTGTACAGGAACCTGCGACATGCTGTGTCTACAATGTGGCGATCAGAAGGAACTCTAACATTTTACCGTGGCCTGTCACCAACGCTCTTGGCTGTGTTTCCTTACGCTGGCCTGCAGTTCTTCTTCTACAACATCTTTAAAAAGTTGTTGGCTCCACGACCCAAAGCTGGGAACTCGGGAG gaaacttaaaaaGTCTGGTCTGTGGGAGTGGAGCTGGAATGATCAGCAAAACAATCACGTACCCCTTCGATCTGTTCAAGAAGAGACTGCAGGTGGGGGGCTTTGAAGCAGCCAGAGCTCACTTTGGACAG GTGCGGAGCTACAGAGGTCTGCTCGACTGCATGGTTCAAATAGCCAAAGAGGAGGGCTTCCGAGGATTCTTCAAAGGCCTGTCCCCCAGTCTCGTAAAAGCTGCGCTTTCAACGGGCTTCACCTTTTTTTGGTATGAATTTTTCCTCAACGCCATGCATAACTTCAAGGAGAAACGGGGAACAAATGTCATCACCAAAGACTTTAACAAAAGATGA
- the gga3b gene encoding ADP-ribosylation factor-binding protein GGA3 isoform X3 — translation MKNCGRRFHNEVGKYRFLNELIKVVSPKYMGDSAPEKVKLKIVEMLYSWTVAFPSETKIGEAYQTLKRQGLVAHDPELPLDRTLIPSPPTRPKHPVFDNEDMGKLLAELLRSKNPEDLQEANRLIKNMVKEDEARVQKVTKRMHTLEEVNINVKLLTEMLSHYNKDSSTDSDKEIIKELYERCDKLRRAAFKMATETEDNDTSLGDILQASDDLSRVINAYKKIVEGQPINGDSEEPLSTAGHSESAETTDTLIDLAGLDVPSPPQPAVPPPQPSHPVVADLTVIPIPVLPPPPKRLAGSQGSSPSHPPANKASTALSLLDDELLSLGLNDPPTSQSSQSKPKLDEISNQWTSLQAPATSVGMFGSVACSGPVVPPAEPAVTHSLQNLQDLAMMGFSDHKSLSNQTTARVTSFGVPVAAPPLVPVQGSPSSAALLQGPLPGSPALAHVKAHSFDSAPGSPLFRSLSPCHPPLQGSPARPNEISLSNVHVPLEAIRPSKVLPVTAYDKDGVRVLLNFASDCPPGRPDVLVMVVSMLNTAPLPVHSVVLQAAVPKSMKLKLQPPSGTELAPFNPILPPASITQIMLLANPAKDKVRLRYKLAFTLGDRPCNEVGEVDQFPAPEMWGHL, via the exons ATGAAGAACTGCGGCAGACGGTTTCACAATGAAGTCGGAAAATATAGATTTTTGAATGAGCTGATTAAAGTTGTTTCTCCAAAG TACATGGGCGACAGTGCGCCTGAGAAGGTGAAATTGAAGATTGTTGAAATGCTGTACAGCTGGACCGTCGCTTTTCCCAGTGAAACCAAGATCGGTGAAGCCTACCAGACGCTGAAGAGACAGG GCCTCGTGGCACATGACCCAGAGTTACCGCTGGACAGGACTCTGATTCCTTCTCCTCCAACGCGACCTAAACATCCTGTGTTTGACAATGAGGACATGGGCAAG cTGCTTGCTGAGCTTCTCCGGAGTAAAAACCCAGAAGATCTTCAGGAAGCCAACAGATTGATCAAAAACATGGTGAAAGAG GATGAGGCACGGGTGCAGAAGGTTACAAAGCGAATGCACACACTGGAGGAGGTGAACATCAACGTCAAGTTACTGACCGAGATGCTGTCCCACTACAATAAAGACAGTTCCACTGACTCTGACAAGGAGATTATTAAG GAGCTCTACGAGCGCTGTGACAAGCTGAGACGAGCTGCTTTCAAAATGGCCACTGAGACAGAGGACAATGACACCAGTTTAG GTGACATCCTCCAGGCCAGCGACGACCTCTCCAGGGTCATCAATGCCTATAAGAAGATTGTTGAGGGGCAACCAATCAACGGCGACAGCGAAGAACCTCTGTCGACAGCTGGTCACAGCGAGAGCg CAGAAACCACAGATACACTGATCGACCTCGCCGGCCTTGATGTTCCGAGCCCTCCACAGCCTGCTGTTCCACCACCCCAGCCCTCACATCCTGTCGTTGCTGATCTCACAGTGATCCCCATCCCCGTCCTGCCTCCTCCTCCCAAACGCCTCGCTGGCAGTCAGGGCAGCAGCCCGAGTCATCCCCCTGCCAACAAGGCCTCCACTGCCCTCTCTCTCCTGGATGATGAGCTACTGTCTCTCG GACTGAATGACCCTCCTACCTCTCAGAGCAGCCAATCAAAACCAAAGCTGGATGAAATCTCCAACCAGTGGACTTCCTTGCAG GCCCCAGCAACAAGCGTTGGTATGTTTGGCAGCGTAGCTTGTTCAGGTCCAGTGGTGCCACCAGCTGAGCCAGCTGTCACCCACAGTCTACAGAACCTGCAGGATCTGGCCATGATGGGCTTTTCAGATCACAAGAG TTTATCCAACCAGACGACGGCCAGAGTAACCAGCTTTGGAGTGCCTGTAGCAGCACCGCCCCTCGTACCTGTGCAGGGCTCTCCCTCTTCAGCGGCTCTTCTCCAAGGACCCTTGCCTGGCTCTCCAGCCTTGGCCCATGTGAAGGCTCACAGCTTCGACTCAGCCCCAGGAAGTCCGCTGTTCCGCTCTCTGTCCCCTTGCCACCCTCCACTCCAGGGCAGCCCGGCTAGACCCAATGAAATCTCCCTGAGCAACGTACACGTCCCCCTGGAGGCCATCAGACCGA GTAAAGTCTTACCTGTGACTGCATATGACAAGGATGGCGTTCGCGTGCTGCTCAACTTTGCTTCTGACTGTCCCCCTGGGCGGCCTGACGTGTTGGTAATGGTGGTGTCGATGCTTAATACAGCACCCCTGCCTGTTCACAGTGTGGTCCTACAAGCTGCTGTGCCCAAG TCgatgaagctgaagctgcagcCCCCGTCGGGAACAGAACTGGCACCCTTTAACCCCATTCTACCTCCAGCCTCCATTACTCAGATCATGCTGCTGGCTAATCCAGCAAAG GATAAGGTGCGTCTGCGCTACAAGCTGGCTTTTACTCTTGGAGACCGCCCGTGCAACGAGGTCGGAGAGGTTGACCAGTTCCCCGCTCCAGAGATGTGGGGTCATCTATAG
- the gga3b gene encoding ADP-ribosylation factor-binding protein GGA3 isoform X2, which yields MLSFCENNSDNYFLRTLADTPVTSRDVCSAMAYQEGESLESWLNKATHPTNRQEDWEYIIGFCDQINKELEGPQIAVTLLVHKIHSPQEWEALQALTVLEACMKNCGRRFHNEVGKYRFLNELIKVVSPKYMGDSAPEKVKLKIVEMLYSWTVAFPSETKIGEAYQTLKRQGLVAHDPELPLDRTLIPSPPTRPKHPVFDNEDMGKLLAELLRSKNPEDLQEANRLIKNMVKEDEARVQKVTKRMHTLEEVNINVKLLTEMLSHYNKDSSTDSDKEIIKELYERCDKLRRAAFKMATETEDNDTSLGDILQASDDLSRVINAYKKIVEGQPINGDSEEPLSTAGHSESETTDTLIDLAGLDVPSPPQPAVPPPQPSHPVVADLTVIPIPVLPPPPKRLAGSQGSSPSHPPANKASTALSLLDDELLSLGLNDPPTSQSSQSKPKLDEISNQWTSLQAPATSVGMFGSVACSGPVVPPAEPAVTHSLQNLQDLAMMGFSDHKSLSNQTTARVTSFGVPVAAPPLVPVQGSPSSAALLQGPLPGSPALAHVKAHSFDSAPGSPLFRSLSPCHPPLQGSPARPNEISLSNVHVPLEAIRPSKVLPVTAYDKDGVRVLLNFASDCPPGRPDVLVMVVSMLNTAPLPVHSVVLQAAVPKSMKLKLQPPSGTELAPFNPILPPASITQIMLLANPAKDKVRLRYKLAFTLGDRPCNEVGEVDQFPAPEMWGHL from the exons aTGTTGTCTTTTTGTGAAAATAATTCCGACAATTATTTTCTTCGGACTCTCGCGGACACGCCGGTGACATCACGCGATGTTTGTAGTGCTATGGCGTACCAGGAAGGGGAGTCGCTTGAATCTTGGCTCA ATAAAGCCACCCATCCAACAAACCGGCAAGAGGATTGGGAGTACATCATTGGCTTCTGTGATCAGATCAACAAGGAACTGGAAGG TCCCCAGATAGCCGTAACGCTGCTCGTACACAAAATCCACTCTCCGCAAGAATGGGAAGCCCTTCAAGCTCTGACA GTGCTGGAGGCGTGTATGAAGAACTGCGGCAGACGGTTTCACAATGAAGTCGGAAAATATAGATTTTTGAATGAGCTGATTAAAGTTGTTTCTCCAAAG TACATGGGCGACAGTGCGCCTGAGAAGGTGAAATTGAAGATTGTTGAAATGCTGTACAGCTGGACCGTCGCTTTTCCCAGTGAAACCAAGATCGGTGAAGCCTACCAGACGCTGAAGAGACAGG GCCTCGTGGCACATGACCCAGAGTTACCGCTGGACAGGACTCTGATTCCTTCTCCTCCAACGCGACCTAAACATCCTGTGTTTGACAATGAGGACATGGGCAAG cTGCTTGCTGAGCTTCTCCGGAGTAAAAACCCAGAAGATCTTCAGGAAGCCAACAGATTGATCAAAAACATGGTGAAAGAG GATGAGGCACGGGTGCAGAAGGTTACAAAGCGAATGCACACACTGGAGGAGGTGAACATCAACGTCAAGTTACTGACCGAGATGCTGTCCCACTACAATAAAGACAGTTCCACTGACTCTGACAAGGAGATTATTAAG GAGCTCTACGAGCGCTGTGACAAGCTGAGACGAGCTGCTTTCAAAATGGCCACTGAGACAGAGGACAATGACACCAGTTTAG GTGACATCCTCCAGGCCAGCGACGACCTCTCCAGGGTCATCAATGCCTATAAGAAGATTGTTGAGGGGCAACCAATCAACGGCGACAGCGAAGAACCTCTGTCGACAGCTGGTCACAGCGAGAGCg AAACCACAGATACACTGATCGACCTCGCCGGCCTTGATGTTCCGAGCCCTCCACAGCCTGCTGTTCCACCACCCCAGCCCTCACATCCTGTCGTTGCTGATCTCACAGTGATCCCCATCCCCGTCCTGCCTCCTCCTCCCAAACGCCTCGCTGGCAGTCAGGGCAGCAGCCCGAGTCATCCCCCTGCCAACAAGGCCTCCACTGCCCTCTCTCTCCTGGATGATGAGCTACTGTCTCTCG GACTGAATGACCCTCCTACCTCTCAGAGCAGCCAATCAAAACCAAAGCTGGATGAAATCTCCAACCAGTGGACTTCCTTGCAG GCCCCAGCAACAAGCGTTGGTATGTTTGGCAGCGTAGCTTGTTCAGGTCCAGTGGTGCCACCAGCTGAGCCAGCTGTCACCCACAGTCTACAGAACCTGCAGGATCTGGCCATGATGGGCTTTTCAGATCACAAGAG TTTATCCAACCAGACGACGGCCAGAGTAACCAGCTTTGGAGTGCCTGTAGCAGCACCGCCCCTCGTACCTGTGCAGGGCTCTCCCTCTTCAGCGGCTCTTCTCCAAGGACCCTTGCCTGGCTCTCCAGCCTTGGCCCATGTGAAGGCTCACAGCTTCGACTCAGCCCCAGGAAGTCCGCTGTTCCGCTCTCTGTCCCCTTGCCACCCTCCACTCCAGGGCAGCCCGGCTAGACCCAATGAAATCTCCCTGAGCAACGTACACGTCCCCCTGGAGGCCATCAGACCGA GTAAAGTCTTACCTGTGACTGCATATGACAAGGATGGCGTTCGCGTGCTGCTCAACTTTGCTTCTGACTGTCCCCCTGGGCGGCCTGACGTGTTGGTAATGGTGGTGTCGATGCTTAATACAGCACCCCTGCCTGTTCACAGTGTGGTCCTACAAGCTGCTGTGCCCAAG TCgatgaagctgaagctgcagcCCCCGTCGGGAACAGAACTGGCACCCTTTAACCCCATTCTACCTCCAGCCTCCATTACTCAGATCATGCTGCTGGCTAATCCAGCAAAG GATAAGGTGCGTCTGCGCTACAAGCTGGCTTTTACTCTTGGAGACCGCCCGTGCAACGAGGTCGGAGAGGTTGACCAGTTCCCCGCTCCAGAGATGTGGGGTCATCTATAG